A window of Cellulomonas fimi contains these coding sequences:
- a CDS encoding bifunctional folylpolyglutamate synthase/dihydrofolate synthase, producing the protein MSKGSEHLRAEQERAAREAADEVYRAILARAPEHDIDPTLDRVRAVCELLGDPQRAYRTIHLTGTNGKTSTSRMVERLLREHGLRTGRFTSPHLTRVTERIAIDGEPISDERFVEVWQDVAPYVHLVDQRSAEKGEPRLSFFEVFTVMAFAAFADAPVDVAVVEVGLGGRWDSTNVVDGEVAVITPIAMDHERYLGDTLVEIASEKSGIVKDGATLVLAEQTEDVEGVVLAAAAEHGARVVREGVEIAVVDRQVAVGGQMLTLRGLGGVYSEVFLPLHGAFQAHNALLALVAVEAFLTGGAALDGDVVGAAFADVTSPGRLEVVRSSPTVIVDGAHNPAGVEALVASLEEAFAFQRVVGVVGVMADKDPEGILSVLEPVLAEVVVTRAPTARALDPQDLAEVAYDVFGEDRVHVVERLDEAVDLAASLAESEVERGAAVLVTGSIVLVAEARILLGRP; encoded by the coding sequence ATGAGCAAGGGATCCGAGCACCTGCGCGCCGAGCAGGAGCGCGCCGCGCGCGAGGCCGCCGACGAGGTCTACCGTGCGATCCTCGCGCGCGCGCCCGAGCACGACATCGACCCGACGCTGGACCGCGTGCGCGCGGTGTGCGAGCTGCTGGGCGACCCGCAGCGCGCGTACCGGACCATCCACCTCACGGGCACCAACGGCAAGACGTCGACGAGCCGCATGGTCGAGCGGCTGCTGCGCGAGCACGGCCTGCGCACGGGGCGGTTCACGAGCCCGCACCTCACGCGCGTGACCGAGCGCATCGCGATCGACGGCGAGCCGATCAGCGACGAGCGGTTCGTCGAGGTGTGGCAGGACGTCGCACCGTACGTGCACCTGGTCGACCAGCGGTCGGCGGAGAAGGGCGAGCCGCGCCTGTCGTTCTTCGAGGTGTTCACGGTCATGGCGTTCGCGGCCTTCGCGGACGCGCCCGTCGACGTCGCCGTCGTCGAGGTGGGCCTGGGCGGCCGGTGGGACTCGACGAACGTCGTCGACGGCGAGGTCGCGGTCATCACGCCGATCGCGATGGACCACGAGCGCTACCTCGGCGACACGCTCGTCGAGATCGCGTCCGAGAAGTCGGGCATCGTCAAGGACGGCGCGACGCTGGTCCTCGCCGAGCAGACCGAGGACGTCGAGGGCGTGGTGCTGGCCGCGGCGGCCGAGCACGGTGCGCGCGTCGTGCGCGAGGGCGTCGAGATCGCGGTCGTCGACCGGCAGGTCGCGGTCGGCGGGCAGATGCTCACGCTGCGCGGGCTCGGCGGCGTCTACTCCGAGGTGTTCCTGCCGCTGCACGGCGCGTTCCAGGCGCACAACGCGCTGCTCGCGCTCGTCGCCGTGGAGGCGTTTCTCACCGGTGGTGCGGCGCTCGACGGCGACGTCGTCGGGGCCGCGTTCGCCGACGTCACGTCGCCGGGCCGCCTCGAGGTCGTGCGGTCGAGCCCGACGGTCATCGTCGACGGCGCGCACAACCCTGCGGGAGTCGAGGCGCTCGTCGCGTCGCTGGAGGAGGCGTTCGCGTTCCAGCGTGTCGTGGGCGTCGTCGGCGTGATGGCGGACAAGGACCCCGAGGGGATCCTGTCGGTCCTCGAGCCGGTGCTCGCGGAGGTCGTCGTGACGCGGGCTCCGACAGCACGCGCGCTCGACCCGCAGGACCTCGCCGAGGTCGCGTACGACGTGTTCGGCGAGGACCGCGTGCACGTCGTCGAGCGGCTGGACGAGGCCGTCGACCTGGCGGCGTCGCTCGCGGAGAGCGAGGTCGAGCGGGGGGCCGCGGTGCTCGTCACCGGCTCGATCGTGCTCGTCGCGGAGGCCCGGATCCTCCTGGGCCGCCCCTGA
- the ileS gene encoding isoleucine--tRNA ligase has protein sequence MTTAPRYPLHRPDQPVPASPDLPGLERDVLAHWDADGTFQASIDQRDAGQDGSNEFVFYDGPPFANGLPHYGHLLTGYAKDVVPRFQTMKGRRVERRFGWDTHGLPAELEAQRLLGITEKAQIDELGIAKFNHACRESVLKYTGEWRDYVTRQARWVDFDHDYKTLDVTFMESVIWAFKQLHDKGLAYEGYRVLPYCWVDETPLSNHELRMDDDVYASRQDPALTVGLRLDGGELLLVWTTTPWTLPSNLAVAVGADVEYVVVEPAGDSSFAQAHPGERVVLASARLAAYQRELGEATVVATLTGADLVGRSYTPPFDYFAGHEHAHRVLAADFVTTEDGTGVVHLAPAFGEDDMVACDAAGIAPVVPVDARGRFTAEVGDYAGQQVFEANKPIIADLKAGSGPLARVDAAQRSVVVRHETYDHSYPHCWRCRNPLIYKAVSSWFVRVTEFRDRMVELNQEITWTPEHIKDGQFGKWLSNARDWSISRNRYWGTPIPVWVSDDPLHPRVDVYGSLAELEADFGRLPVNEAGEPDLHRPFIDDLTRPNPDDPTGRSTMRRIPDVLDVWFDSGAMPFAQVHYPFENADWFEHHYPGDFIVEYIGQTRGWFYTLHVLATAIFDRPAFRNVMCHGIVLGDDGRKASKSLRNFPDPVVMWDKYGSDAVRWSLMSSPILRGGNLVVTEEGIRDGVRQVLLPLWSTYYFFTLYAGAVRGGEGLTARRVDEESVADLATMDRYVLARTRWLVDDVTRHLDAYDIAEACEAVRDHLDLVTNWYVRTQRDRFWDEDQAAFDTLWTVLEVLTRLMAPLAPLVTEEIWRGLTGGRSVHLTDWPTAADVPVTDAASEYTEAELVAAMDRVREVVSTTHALRKARQIRVRQPLRGLRVVVPHPEWFGPFVELIASEVNVREVELLGLHDADAADLGVSAQLAVNARAAGPRLGRAVQTVIKAAKAGAWEQTADGVVVRTDDGDVALQEHEYTVSTVVEQRDGADLAAAVLSTDGFVVLDVALDDELLAEGYARDVVRQVQDARKAAGLNVGDRILLTLDVPRDHVADVETHRDTIAHETLAVSVTVNPSAGDAVEVHVEAVEAGGYEA, from the coding sequence CCGCGCTACCCGCTGCACCGCCCCGACCAGCCCGTGCCCGCGTCGCCGGACCTGCCCGGGCTCGAGCGCGACGTCCTCGCGCACTGGGACGCCGACGGGACGTTCCAGGCGTCGATCGACCAGCGCGACGCGGGGCAGGACGGCAGCAACGAGTTCGTCTTCTACGACGGCCCGCCGTTCGCCAACGGCCTGCCGCACTACGGCCACCTCCTCACGGGCTACGCCAAGGACGTCGTCCCGCGCTTCCAGACCATGAAGGGCCGCCGCGTCGAGCGCCGGTTCGGCTGGGACACGCACGGCCTGCCCGCGGAGCTCGAGGCGCAGCGGCTCCTCGGCATCACCGAGAAGGCGCAGATCGACGAGCTCGGCATCGCGAAGTTCAACCACGCGTGCCGCGAGTCGGTGCTCAAGTACACGGGCGAGTGGCGCGACTACGTGACGCGCCAGGCGCGCTGGGTGGACTTCGACCACGACTACAAGACGCTCGACGTCACCTTCATGGAGTCGGTGATCTGGGCGTTCAAGCAGCTCCACGACAAGGGCCTCGCCTACGAGGGCTACCGCGTCCTGCCGTACTGCTGGGTCGACGAGACGCCGCTGTCGAACCACGAGCTGCGCATGGACGACGACGTGTACGCGTCGCGCCAGGACCCCGCGCTGACCGTCGGCCTCCGCCTGGACGGCGGCGAGCTGCTGCTCGTCTGGACGACGACGCCGTGGACGCTGCCGAGCAACCTCGCAGTCGCCGTGGGCGCCGACGTCGAGTACGTCGTCGTCGAGCCGGCCGGGGACTCCTCGTTCGCGCAGGCCCACCCGGGGGAGCGCGTCGTCCTGGCGTCGGCGCGCCTCGCGGCGTACCAGCGCGAGCTGGGCGAGGCGACCGTGGTCGCGACGCTCACGGGCGCCGACCTCGTCGGGCGCTCCTACACGCCGCCGTTCGACTACTTCGCGGGCCACGAGCACGCGCACCGGGTGCTCGCCGCGGACTTCGTCACGACCGAGGACGGCACGGGCGTCGTGCACCTCGCGCCCGCGTTCGGCGAGGACGACATGGTCGCGTGCGACGCGGCGGGCATCGCGCCCGTCGTGCCGGTCGACGCGCGCGGCCGGTTCACCGCCGAGGTCGGCGACTACGCCGGCCAGCAGGTGTTCGAGGCGAACAAGCCGATCATCGCCGACCTCAAGGCGGGCTCGGGTCCGCTCGCGCGCGTCGACGCCGCGCAGCGGTCCGTCGTCGTGCGCCACGAGACCTACGACCACTCCTACCCGCACTGCTGGCGCTGCCGGAACCCGCTGATCTACAAGGCCGTGTCCTCGTGGTTCGTGCGCGTGACCGAGTTCCGCGACCGCATGGTCGAGCTCAACCAGGAGATCACCTGGACGCCCGAGCACATCAAGGACGGCCAGTTCGGCAAGTGGCTGAGCAACGCGCGCGACTGGTCGATCAGCCGCAACCGCTACTGGGGCACGCCGATCCCCGTGTGGGTGTCCGACGACCCGCTGCACCCGCGTGTCGACGTCTACGGCTCGCTCGCCGAGCTCGAGGCGGACTTCGGCCGCCTGCCCGTGAACGAGGCGGGCGAGCCCGACCTGCACCGGCCGTTCATCGACGACCTCACGCGCCCGAACCCGGACGACCCGACGGGCCGTTCGACCATGCGCCGCATCCCCGACGTCCTCGACGTGTGGTTCGACTCGGGCGCGATGCCGTTCGCCCAGGTGCACTACCCGTTCGAGAACGCGGACTGGTTCGAGCACCACTACCCGGGCGACTTCATCGTCGAGTACATCGGGCAGACGCGCGGCTGGTTCTACACGCTGCACGTGCTGGCCACGGCGATCTTCGACCGCCCGGCGTTCCGGAACGTCATGTGCCACGGGATCGTGCTCGGCGACGACGGCCGCAAGGCGTCGAAGTCGCTGCGCAACTTCCCGGACCCCGTCGTCATGTGGGACAAGTACGGCTCGGACGCGGTGCGCTGGTCGCTCATGTCGAGCCCGATCCTGCGCGGCGGGAACCTCGTCGTCACGGAGGAGGGCATCCGCGACGGCGTGCGCCAGGTGCTGCTGCCGCTGTGGAGCACGTACTACTTCTTCACGCTGTACGCGGGTGCGGTGCGCGGCGGCGAGGGCCTCACGGCGAGGCGGGTCGACGAGGAGAGCGTCGCCGACCTCGCGACCATGGACCGGTACGTGCTCGCACGCACGCGCTGGCTCGTCGACGACGTCACGCGCCACCTCGACGCGTACGACATCGCGGAGGCGTGCGAGGCGGTCCGGGACCACCTCGACCTCGTGACCAACTGGTACGTGCGCACGCAGCGCGACCGGTTCTGGGACGAGGACCAGGCGGCGTTCGACACGCTGTGGACGGTGCTCGAGGTGCTCACGCGCCTCATGGCGCCGCTCGCGCCGCTCGTCACGGAGGAGATCTGGCGCGGCCTGACGGGCGGGCGCAGCGTGCACCTCACGGACTGGCCGACGGCCGCCGACGTCCCGGTGACCGACGCGGCCTCGGAGTACACGGAGGCCGAGCTCGTCGCCGCCATGGACCGCGTGCGCGAGGTCGTGTCCACGACGCACGCGCTGCGCAAGGCCCGGCAGATCCGCGTGCGCCAGCCGCTGCGCGGCCTGCGCGTCGTCGTGCCGCACCCCGAGTGGTTCGGCCCGTTCGTCGAGCTGATCGCGTCGGAGGTCAACGTCCGCGAGGTCGAGCTCCTCGGCCTGCACGACGCCGACGCCGCCGACCTCGGCGTGAGCGCCCAGCTCGCCGTGAACGCGCGCGCCGCCGGCCCGCGCCTGGGCCGCGCCGTGCAGACCGTCATCAAGGCCGCCAAGGCGGGTGCGTGGGAGCAGACGGCCGACGGCGTCGTCGTGCGCACCGACGACGGCGACGTCGCCCTGCAGGAGCACGAGTACACGGTGTCGACCGTCGTCGAGCAGCGGGACGGGGCCGACCTGGCCGCCGCGGTGCTGTCGACCGACGGGTTCGTCGTGCTCGACGTGGCCCTCGACGACGAGCTCCTGGCCGAGGGGTACGCGCGCGACGTCGTGCGGCAGGTGCAGGACGCCCGCAAGGCCGCCGGCCTCAACGTCGGCGACCGCATCCTGCTGACGCTCGACGTCCCGCGCGACCACGTGGCCGACGTCGAGACGCACCGCGACACGATCGCGCACGAGACGCTCGCGGTGAGCGTCACGGTCAACCCGTCCGCAGGCGACGCGGTCGAGGTCCACGTCGAGGCCGTCGAGGCGGGCGGGTACGAGGCATGA
- the dhaK gene encoding dihydroxyacetone kinase subunit DhaK: MKKLINDPQDVVAESLEGFAAAHPDLVEVHLDPPYVVRAGGAREGKVGLVSGGGSGHEPLHAGFVGVGMLDAAVPGAVFTSPTPDQIAPAIQAADAGAGVLAIVKNYTGDVLNFETGAELAEAEGVTVRSVVVNDDVAVEDSLYTAGRRGVAGTVCVEKIAGAAAERGDDLDAVAAVAERVIANVRSMGVALTACTVPHAGKPSFDLPEDEIEIGIGIHGEPGRRRIPLAGADEITEMLLTPVVDDLGLSGGEEVLLFVNGMGGTPASELYVVYRRARALLSERGVEVTRSLVGNYVTSLEMQGASVTVLRLDAELTALWDAPVHTTALRW, translated from the coding sequence GTGAAGAAGCTCATCAACGACCCCCAGGACGTCGTCGCCGAGTCGCTCGAGGGCTTCGCGGCCGCGCACCCGGACCTCGTCGAGGTGCACCTCGACCCGCCGTACGTGGTGCGCGCGGGTGGCGCACGCGAGGGCAAGGTCGGTCTCGTGAGCGGCGGCGGCAGCGGGCACGAGCCGCTGCACGCGGGGTTCGTCGGTGTCGGCATGCTCGACGCGGCCGTGCCCGGTGCGGTGTTCACGTCGCCGACGCCCGACCAGATCGCGCCCGCGATCCAGGCGGCCGACGCCGGCGCGGGCGTGCTCGCGATCGTGAAGAACTACACGGGCGACGTGCTGAACTTCGAGACGGGCGCCGAGCTCGCCGAGGCCGAGGGGGTGACCGTCCGGTCGGTCGTCGTCAACGACGACGTGGCCGTCGAGGACTCGCTCTACACGGCCGGCCGGCGCGGCGTCGCGGGGACCGTGTGCGTCGAGAAGATCGCGGGTGCGGCCGCCGAGCGCGGCGACGACCTCGACGCGGTCGCCGCGGTGGCCGAGCGCGTCATCGCCAACGTGCGCTCGATGGGCGTCGCGCTCACCGCGTGCACCGTCCCGCACGCCGGCAAGCCGAGCTTCGACCTGCCCGAGGACGAGATCGAGATCGGCATCGGCATCCACGGCGAGCCCGGCCGGCGGCGCATCCCGCTCGCGGGTGCGGACGAGATCACCGAGATGCTGCTCACGCCCGTCGTCGACGACCTGGGCCTGTCGGGCGGCGAGGAGGTGCTGCTGTTCGTCAACGGCATGGGGGGCACGCCCGCCTCCGAGCTGTACGTCGTCTATCGTCGGGCACGCGCGTTGCTCTCCGAGCGCGGGGTCGAGGTCACTCGCTCGCTCGTCGGCAACTACGTGACATCACTGGAGATGCAGGGCGCGTCGGTCACGGTGCTGCGGCTGGACGCCGAGCTGACCGCCCTGTGGGACGCCCCGGTGCACACGACCGCCCTGCGGTGGTGA